The stretch of DNA ATTTGTTGCTGCAATAACAATAATTCCCTGAGAATCCTTGAAACCTGACATCTCTGATAGCAATGCATTAAGAGTCTGGTCCCTCTCGTCTGAAGCACCGTCGGCTCTTCCGCTTCTTTTTTTTCCGATTGCGTCAATCTCGTCGATAAAAATAACTGCTTTTCCTTTATCCCTTGCTTTTTTGAATAAATCTCTGATTCTTGCCGCACCGACACCGACATAGACCTGAACAAAGTCGGAACCATTAACAGCAAAGAATGGAACCTTTGCTTCGCTGGCAAGAGCCTTTGCCATCAATGTTTTTCCTGTTCCCGGCGGTCCGTAAAGAATAACACCACGTGGCAGCCTTACATTGAATCTTGAATATTTCTCTGGATTTTGTATAAAGTCAACAAGTTCACTAATGCTCTCTTTAGCTTCTTCATTACCTGCAATATTTTGAAATGTGACTGAAGTAGCGTTTTCTGAATCATAATGGACGCTCACTAAAGACGCGCTGGAGGATTTAACCTTCTTTTGCGCAATCATTATAATGAAAATTGCTATTATTGAAAAAGAAACAATTCCAGCTATAGTATTTGCAATAGGAACAGAAGAGTTTTCCTCAACGGATACCCCCTTTAAAAGCATTTTTTCTTTAAAATCAAAAGTCCTAGGATTTTCAGTTAAGAATGTTCTGTTATCTTTTGTAATGAATTTAATAAACTCATCTTCGCTGTAATAAATAGTAGAAACTTCATTATTTTGGACTTTGTTTAAAAACTCAGTATAACTTATTTTAACCGCCTTAGAATTGTTCATATTGTAAATAACAAAACTAACAGTTAAAATTGTTAGTATTGATAGAAAAATGATTAATTTTTTATAATTTAAAATTTTGTTCATCTGACCACCTCTTACTCTAGTTTACATAATATTATATCGTTTAATTTTGATTTAAGTTAAATAAAAATCATATATTTTACCATGTTATTTAATGGAAGGAGGCCTAAATAATGAAAAAAGAAGTCATAATATATACGGATGGAGGCTGCAGGGGGAACGGTAACGAGGAGGCCGTTGGAGGTTATGGGGCAGTTTTGATATATAAAGATACTATAAGGACAATTAAGAAAGGATTTAATAAAACAACAAATAATATAATGGAGCTGACAGCAGCAATTGACGCATTATCATTATTAAAAGAACCATGCAAAGTAAAACTATACAGCGATTCGGCATATCTTGTTAATGCATTTAACAATAAATGGGTGCAAAAATGGCAGATAAATGGCTGGAAAACTGCAAATAAAGAGCCAGTTAAAAATAAGGAACTCTGGGAAAAGTTAATTGAATTGAGCAAAATTCATGATATTGAGTTTATAAAGGTTAAGGGACATGCAGACGATGAATTGAACAATTTGTGTGACAAACTTGCAAATGAAGCCATGGATGAAGCGAAAAAAGTTTGATTAATGCAATATAAATTTTATTTTTGTTTTTATGTTGCAATTTTTGATGCAA from Caloramator mitchellensis encodes:
- the rnhA gene encoding ribonuclease HI; this encodes MKKEVIIYTDGGCRGNGNEEAVGGYGAVLIYKDTIRTIKKGFNKTTNNIMELTAAIDALSLLKEPCKVKLYSDSAYLVNAFNNKWVQKWQINGWKTANKEPVKNKELWEKLIELSKIHDIEFIKVKGHADDELNNLCDKLANEAMDEAKKV
- a CDS encoding ATP-dependent metallopeptidase FtsH/Yme1/Tma family protein; translated protein: MNKILNYKKLIIFLSILTILTVSFVIYNMNNSKAVKISYTEFLNKVQNNEVSTIYYSEDEFIKFITKDNRTFLTENPRTFDFKEKMLLKGVSVEENSSVPIANTIAGIVSFSIIAIFIIMIAQKKVKSSSASLVSVHYDSENATSVTFQNIAGNEEAKESISELVDFIQNPEKYSRFNVRLPRGVILYGPPGTGKTLMAKALASEAKVPFFAVNGSDFVQVYVGVGAARIRDLFKKARDKGKAVIFIDEIDAIGKKRSGRADGASDERDQTLNALLSEMSGFKDSQGIIVIAATNRLDVLDEALLRPGRFDRHIEINLPDVKARYEILKLYSHKRPVAKDVDLFKVAQMTPYFSGAKLENLMNEAAILAAKDNADFITFEHIDKAFNIVVAGFEKKERSHISELDKKITAFHEAGHALISKIIAPENSVKKITIIPSTKGAGGYTLNIPQDKMFKTKKDLLNNIKIALGGRAAEEIIFGKDNITTGAYSDLQHATNTLISMAKEFGMIEEIGLLSYTLMESHNLIESTTIIKHCREIINNAYSEVVNILQNNFNLLEKIALVLIEKETIFEEELEKIICYENLK